Proteins from a genomic interval of Pogoniulus pusillus isolate bPogPus1 chromosome 30, bPogPus1.pri, whole genome shotgun sequence:
- the MYL2 gene encoding myosin regulatory light chain 2, ventricular/cardiac muscle isoform: MGLFLTQSGMYLLFHLRGSEELPLRHLLQQHQQLCKAMAPKKAKKRIEGANSNVFSMFEQAQIQEFKEAFTIMDQNRDGFIDKADLRDTFAALGRLNVKNEEIDEMIKEAPGPINFTVFLTMFGEKLKGADPEETILNAFKVFDPEGKGLKSDYIKEMLMTQGERFSQEEVDQMFAAFPPDMSGNLDYKNLVHVITHGEEKD; the protein is encoded by the exons ATGGGGCTATTTTTAACCCAGAGTGGGATGTACTTATTGTTTCATCTGAGGGGAAGTGAGGAACTGCCTCTGAGACACCTCTTGCAGCAACATCAGCAGTTGTGCAAAGCCATG GCACCCAAGAAAGCCAAGAAGAGGATTGAAGGTGCTAATTCCAATGTCTTCTCCATGTTTGAGCAGGCCCAGATCCAGGAATTCAAAGAG GCATTCACCATCATGGATCAGAACCGGGATGGCTTCATTGACAAGGCAGATCTGAGGGACACTTTTGCTGCACTTG GGCGCCTGAACGTGAAAAACGAGGAGATCGATGAGATGATAAAGGAGGCACCTGGCCCAATCAACTTCACTGTGTTCCTCACCATGTTTGGGGAGAAACTCAAGG GTGCTGACCCAGAAGAGACAATCTTGAACGCGTTCAAAGTGTTTGATCCGGAGGGGAAAGGCCTGAAATCTGACTA CATCAAAGAAATGCTGATGACACAGGGTGAGAGGTTTTCCCAGGAAGAG GTCGACCAGATGTTTGCAGCCTTCCCACCAGACATGTCTGGCAACCTGGATTACAAAAACCTTGTCCATGTCATTACACATGGTGAAGAGAAGGACTAG
- the CCDC63 gene encoding coiled-coil domain-containing protein 63: MNVLDLHENIGLILQLTSEVLFDIYGTLPAFSVRGVNVPWPYPGAILLSDGHNEDLAYYSQGGPSLGQKAEEIPVKENENLVADEMRRLQKQLWIAAEKRKGYGANVRRHLQAQQKEIKSLTQGHLEVALMMRQITPSRSPVLADRNRVEINRLLQLKSQNEAVIRERKAQLAELDKQIHELEKEIVKQKQKGAKAKQAKDNKLLQKKLETLEKRLYNATVRFDSSLARNNKLREEIENMRVQKAILDNAYWKLHRKLEQQRQRMTTAMEQCTEAKEQRMEAAATIDEIKKRNIQETVQYREELEKLKYIPIKETKLKNFMVSKLTDRSGLEEKAEKEKALKAAERAKKRQWESMESRQVAYKRLTEMSEEKDIGQLMNIFMEREDQNFSSFGYSNKLKDDVEKLKQQISDLQTKISALTTDQERAERSSIQVLKELEEKLMETTKEANLCEESLKETSKILGQKKSDMEALLKEISRDNEITEELKGMGQITHRSLVQFFGLLEKMTNELLLKESILRYISMEVSDQPQPFTSPLLGDTDPLIQEMDPAQLFPRPPSLKSSVDVIDALEEPLDHQQLRQLVLQSQRKE; encoded by the exons ATGAATGTATTAGATTTGCATGAAAATATTGGCCTGATTCTCCAGCTCACCTCAGAGGTTTTATTTGACATCTATGGGACACTCCCAG CGTTCTCCGTGAGGGGGGTAAATGTGCCTTGGCCATACCCTGGTGCCATTCTCCTGTCTGATGGTCACAATGAAGACCTTGCCTACTACTCTCAG GGAGGACCCTCTTTGGGgcagaaggctgaagagatCCCTGTAAAGGAGAACGAAAACCTGGTTGCAGATgagatgaggaggctgcagaaacagctttggattgcagcagagaagaggaagggtTATGGAGCCAACGTGAGGCGGCACTTGCAGGCCCAGCA GAAGGAAATCAAGTCGCTGACTCAGGGACACTTAGAGGTGGCATTAATGATGCGCCAGATCACGCCCAGCAGAAGCCCCGTCCTGGCCGACAGAAATCGTGTGGAGATCAACCGCCTCCTGCAGTTAAAAAGCCAGAACGAGGCAGTGATTAGAGAGAGAAAGGCCCAGTTGGCTGAGCTGGACAAGCAG ATACATGAGCTGGAAAAAGAGATTgtaaagcaaaagcagaaaggagcgAAGGCAAAGCAAGCCAAGGATAACAAACTGCTGCAAAAGAAGCTCGAGACCCTGGAGAAACGTCTGTACAAC gccACTGTCCGGTTCGATAGCAGCCTTGCCAGGAATAACAAGCTCCGTGAAGAGATTGAAAACATGAGGGTCCAAAAGGCCATTTTGGACAATGCCTATTGGAAGCTCCATaggaagctggagcagcagaggcaaaggATGACCACTGCCATGGAGCAATGTACAGAGGCCAAAGAGCAGCG GATGGAAGCAGCGGCTACAATAGATGAGATAAAGAAAAGGAACATCCAGGAGACTGTCCAATacagggaggagctggagaagctgaaaTATATCCCCATAAAGGAGACCAAACTGAAAAACTTCATGGTCTCCAAATTAACTGATCGGTCTGGATTGGAGGAGAAAGCCGAAAAAGAGAAAG CCTTGAAGGCAGCCGAGCGGGCCAAGAAGAGACAGTGGGAGAGCATGGAGAGCCGGCAGGTGGCTTACAAGCGCCTTACGGAGATGTCAGAGGAGAAGGACATTGGCCAGCTCATGAACATCTTCATGGAAAGGGAGGACCAGAACTTCTCCAGCTTCGGCTACTCCAACAAGCTAAAGGATGATGTGGAGAAACTGAAGCAGCAGATCAGTGACCTCCAG ACCAAAATTTCAGCCCTCACCACAGATCAGGAGCgtgcagagaggagcagcattCAGgttctgaaggagctggag GAGAAATTAATGGAAACCACAAAGGAGGCCAACTTGTGTGAGGAAAGCTTGAAGGAGACCAGCAAAATCCTGGGCCAGAAAAAATCAGACATGGAGGCCCTGCTGAAAGAAATCAGCAGAGACAATGAGATAACAGAAGAGCTCAAAGGAATGGGGCAGATCACCCACCGCAGCCTGGTGCAGTTTTTTG GTCTCCTGGAGAAGATGACCAATGAGCTCCTGCTAAAGGAGTCCATCCTACGATACATATCAATGGAGGTCTCCGATCAACcccagcccttcaccagcccATTGCTGGGTGACACTGATCCTCTCATCCAGGAGATGGACCCGGCCCAGCTCTTCCCAAGGCCCCCGTCCCTGAAGAGCAGTGTTGATGTCATTGATGCCT TGGAAGAGCCACTGGACCACCAGCAGCTGCGCCAACTGGTTCTGCAGAGCCAGAGGAAGGAGTAG